Proteins encoded within one genomic window of Fibrobacter sp. UWR4:
- a CDS encoding type II toxin-antitoxin system RelB/DinJ family antitoxin: protein MTKSANLYARIEPEVKEEAESILAALGIPVSNAINMFYKQIILQQGLPFEVKLPKRPVDESRLSKAEFDAELEKGYADMKAGRMTPAAAVFFDIKKKYHV, encoded by the coding sequence ATGACAAAAAGTGCTAACCTTTATGCTCGTATTGAGCCCGAAGTCAAGGAAGAAGCCGAAAGCATCTTGGCCGCTTTAGGGATTCCTGTGTCCAACGCCATCAACATGTTTTACAAGCAAATTATTTTGCAACAGGGACTGCCTTTTGAGGTGAAATTACCCAAACGACCTGTTGATGAATCCAGATTGTCCAAGGCGGAATTCGATGCTGAACTAGAAAAAGGCTATGCAGACATGAAGGCCGGTCGCATGACTCCCGCTGCCGCCGTTTTTTTTGACATCAAGAAAAAATACCATGTATGA